GGAGGCGGCGAGAGGCCGCGGAGCGGCAGCGGAACGGGCGCCTGCGCTCGACCCATCGGCCATTCTTCAGACGGGCTGGGGCTTCTGGCCTGCCAAGACGCTGCTCACCGCAGTCGAGCTCGGCCTCTTCACGCTGCTGGGCGACCACGGCCTCACGGGCGGCGAGATTGCCGAGCGGCTGCAGCTGCGCTCGCGCGCGGTGTTCGACTTCCTCGACGGCCTGGTCGCGCTCCGCCTGCTCGAGCGCGAGGGCTCGGGGCCGGAGGCGCGGTACGCGAACACGCCCGAGACGGCGCAGTTCCTCGACTCCACGCGCCCGCAGTACATCGGCGGCATCCTCGAGATGGCCAATGCCCGGCTCTACGGCTTCTGGGGCGGGCTCACCGAGGCGCTGAAGACAGGCGAGCCGCAGAACGAGCTCAAGCGCTCGGGCCGCTCCATGTTCGAGGAGCTCTACGCGGACCCGGAGCGGCTCGAGCAGTTCATGCGCGCCATGTCCGGCATCTCCGCCGGCAACTTCCGCATGCTCGCCGAGCGCTTCGACTTCTCGCGCTACGCCACCGTGTGCGACGTGGGCGGCGCCACGGGCCAGCTCTCCATCATCCTCGCCCAGAAGTACCCGCACCTGCGCTGCAAGAGCTTCGACCTGCCGGTGGTGGAGCCCATCGCCCGGCGCTCCATCGCCGCTGCCGGCGTGAGCGACCGCGTGACGCCCGTGTCGGGCGACTTCCTGCGCGAGCCGCTCCCGCGCGCGGATGTCATCACCATGGGGATGATCCTCCACGACTGGAACCTGGAGCGGAAGCTGCACCTCGTGCGCGCCGCCCACGCCGCGCTGCCCCCGGGCGGCGCCTTCATCGCGGTGGAGAACCTCATCGACGACGAGCGGCGCCAGAACGTGTTCGGCCTGATGATGTCCCTGAACATGCTCATCGAGTTCGGCGACGCCTTCGACTTCACCGGCGCGGACTTCCGGCAGTGGTGCCAGGCGGCCGGCTTCCGCGAGGTCCAGGTGCTGCCGCTCGCAGGCCCGGCGAGCGCCGCCATCGCGTACAAGTAGCGCCCGGTGCATGTCGAAATGGGCGCTCCCCGTTCGTCGGGGTGATGTGGGACAGCCCTGCACACCCCCTGACGAGGAGAAGGCCATGGTCAGCAAGAACACGATTTGCCTCTGGTTCAACGGCACCGCGCTCGACGCCGCGACGTTCTACGCCAAGACGTTTCCGGACAGCGCGGTGGGGGCGGTGCACCGCGCCCCGGGCGACTTCCCGGACGGCAAGCAGGGCGACGTCCTGACGGTCGAGTTCACCGTGATGGGCATCCCGTGCCTCGGCCTCAACGGCGGCCCCACCTTCCAGCACAACGAGGCGTTCTCGTTCCAGGTCGCGACCGACGACCAGGCGGAGACCGACCGCCTGTGGGACGCGATCGTCGGCAACGGCGGACAGGAGAGCGCCTGCGGCTGGTGCAAGGACAAGTGGGGCGTGTCGTGGCAGATCACCCCGCGGGCCCTGACCTCCGCCTTCACCGACCCCGACCGCGCCGCGGCCAAGCGCGCGTTCGAGGCGATGATGGGGATGCGGAAGATCGACATCGCGGCGATCGAGAAGGCCCGCCGCGGTCGCTGACGCTGCTGCGGTGACCTTTGTCGAAGGGCCGTGTCGATCCGCGGCCGGGTCATTCGTCGCATTGATGAGGCGGGCGAATCGCGTCCGAGCTCATCCAACGACCCACGTCACCCAGGAGATCCCCGTGCGCTTCCTGTCCATGGTTCGAGTCCACGAGAACGGCCAGAAGCCCAGTGAGCGGCTGATGGCCGAGATGGGCAAGTTGATGCAGGAGATGACCGCGAAGGGCGCGCTGCTCGACACCGCGGGCCTGCACCCCACCGCCGAGGGCATCCGCCTGCGCAACGACCACGGCAAGTACAGCCGCACCGACGGGCCGTTCACCGAGACGAAGGAGGTCATCGGCGGCTTCGCGCTGCTCAAGGCCGACTCGCTGGAAGAGGCGCTCGCGCTGACCCGCCGCTTCCTGGAGGTGCACGGCGACGAGTGGAACGTCGAGTGCGAGGTGAGGCAGATCGCTGATTTCTAGCGCCCGCTGCCGAGGGGGCGGCCGCGCTCGGACCCACGCGCCGAGGCGGCCGGCGCTCGTGCCGATACCGTGACGATTCGTGCCGAGAGTGTGCGGATGCCGTGAAGTCGGCGGCACCCTCCAACTTGCAGGATGCAGTTCATGCTCCTGCTCCTGCTTCCAGCCCTCGGCACGCTCACGCTCGGTGCCATCGATGCTCCCGTCACCGACGTCACCGTCTTCAGCGACCGCGCCCGGGTGGTGCGCACCGCCCGGGTGAGTCTCTCCGGCACGGAGCGCGTGGAGCTCCCGCTGCTGCGCGAGGGCGTGGACCCGGAGAGCATCCGGGTGGAGGCGGACGGCGCCGAGGTGCTGCGGGTGGACATCCGCCCGGTGAGCCGTGCCGCCTTCGCCGCAGACCCCGCGCGCAAGGTGCTGGCGGAGCTGGAGCGGCTGGACGATGCCCTGACGCGTGCCCGCGCAGAGAAGGACGCGTACGAGGCGCAGCTGAAGGCGGTGGCGGGGCTGCAGCCGCAGGCGCCCGAGAGCCCGGTGGACGCGCCGCCGCCGCGCCTCAACGCCACGGGCTGGTCGGCCGCGGTCAGCTTCGTGGTGGAGACCACCGAGCGGCTGCAGGCGCGCGTGCGCGAGGTGGAAGAGCACATCGCGCAGCTCGAGCAGGCCCGCGAGCGGCAGGCGGAGGAGGCCGCACGGCTGGGCAATCCGCAGCGCCAGGGCGGGCTCGCGGTGGTGCCCGTGCTGCGCGGCCACGGCGCCGCCACCTTGCGCCTGAGCTACGCCACGCCTCGCGCGCGCTGGTTCCCCGCCTACGAGCTGCGGCTGCTGCCCGAGGCGAACCGCGTGGAGGTGGCCTTCTCGGGCCTGGTGAGCCAGGAGAGCGGAGAGGACTGGACGAACGCCCAGCTCACCCTGAGCACCGCGCTGCCCTCGGGCGCCACCGCCGTGCCGCGGCTCTCCACCTGGAAGGTGGGGCAGAAGGAGCGCTTCATCCCCACGCCCGAGACGCGCGTGGAGCAGGTGCGCGCGCCCCCACCCGAGCTGCCCCCGCTCCGCGCACAGGTGGACGCGGACCTCCTGCTGCGCCGGCGCCTGCTGGCCCTGGTGGGCAAGGAGCCCGAGGACCTCTCCATCCCCGAGCCGGCACCGCCAGAGGAGCCCCACGACGCCTCCGGCCAGCGTGCCCCGCC
This genomic interval from Aggregicoccus sp. 17bor-14 contains the following:
- a CDS encoding acetylserotonin O-methyltransferase, with the protein product MMHTQTDTRTEAARGRGAAAERAPALDPSAILQTGWGFWPAKTLLTAVELGLFTLLGDHGLTGGEIAERLQLRSRAVFDFLDGLVALRLLEREGSGPEARYANTPETAQFLDSTRPQYIGGILEMANARLYGFWGGLTEALKTGEPQNELKRSGRSMFEELYADPERLEQFMRAMSGISAGNFRMLAERFDFSRYATVCDVGGATGQLSIILAQKYPHLRCKSFDLPVVEPIARRSIAAAGVSDRVTPVSGDFLREPLPRADVITMGMILHDWNLERKLHLVRAAHAALPPGGAFIAVENLIDDERRQNVFGLMMSLNMLIEFGDAFDFTGADFRQWCQAAGFREVQVLPLAGPASAAIAYK
- a CDS encoding VOC family protein, with product MVSKNTICLWFNGTALDAATFYAKTFPDSAVGAVHRAPGDFPDGKQGDVLTVEFTVMGIPCLGLNGGPTFQHNEAFSFQVATDDQAETDRLWDAIVGNGGQESACGWCKDKWGVSWQITPRALTSAFTDPDRAAAKRAFEAMMGMRKIDIAAIEKARRGR
- a CDS encoding YciI family protein, with the protein product MRFLSMVRVHENGQKPSERLMAEMGKLMQEMTAKGALLDTAGLHPTAEGIRLRNDHGKYSRTDGPFTETKEVIGGFALLKADSLEEALALTRRFLEVHGDEWNVECEVRQIADF